TTGTCGCGCCAGCGCGAGGCCGCGGCGGCCCAGGCTGCAAAGCCGTTTGGCAATAGGGCTTCGAGCTTGGCCCTGACCGCCTGCGCAAAGACCGGCGCGGCGCCGTCGGTCGAGATGCCGATAACAAGCGGCGAACGATTGACGATGGCGCCGAAGGCAAAATCGCAGAAGGCCGGCTTGTCGATGACGTTGACCGGTACGCCCGCCGCGCGCGCGGCTGCAGCGAAGACTGCGGCCTCGCCATCGTCCTCGAAAGCGCCGATGGCCATGGCCGCGCCGGTCATGTCGGCCGGCGTCCAGGGCCGTTCGACCAACACGATCTCGCCGTCCGGCGGATCGAGCGCTACCGCGCGCATCTCGTCGGAGAATTCGTCCGCATAAACCTCGACGCGTGCGCCGGAGGCCGACATCAGCTCCGCCTTCCAGGCCGCCGCATGCGAGCCGCCGGCCAGCACGACCCGCTTGCCAGACAGCGCGAAGAACACCGGCAGGCGCGCCAGCTTCGCCATTCGTGCCGGCCGCGATTCAGACGGCTTGCGCGACATCGCTGACGATCCTCTTCAGTTCTGGGAGGCACGAGCCGCAATTGGTCCCGGCACGCAGCGCCTTGCCAATCTCCGCGACATTCGCGGCGGTGCCGTCGGTTAGGGCGTTGCGGATAATGTTGAGGCCGACGCCGAAGCAGGCGCACACCACCGGTCCGGGGTCGGCAATGCCATCGGTCGACCGGCCGGACAGCAGGCCGCGGCGCTGGGTGTCGCCGACCGTCTCGGCTTCGAACAGCAACTTCACCGCGTCCCATTGCGGCGCGTTTTCGGACGGACCGATGAACAGGCAGCCGGTAAGACGGCCTTCGCTGAAGGCGGCAATGCGGTAGCTGCTGCCGACCGGGTCGGTGAACTCGGCGATTTCCGCACCGGCGAAGACCGACAGCGCGAATGATCGCCACGCATCCGGAGCATCGTTGGAAGCGATCAGCACGCCCTCACCCTCCGCGACGGCGGCACGCGCCCACCAGGTCGCTTCGGGCAGCGCCAGGCGCGAACGCGACAAGGCAAAGCCGCGGTATTTGAATGTTACCGGTGCGATCGCCGCCGGTGTCGCCTTGGCTTCCGGCTGGCCGGAATAGGGGTCGGTCGCCGGCGTCACCAGATCGCCGACGCGCCCGGAGGACGCTGTCTCGTCGCTCCAGTGGATCGGGGCGAACAGCGAGCCGCGTCTCTGCCCCTCGCTGACGATCACCTTGAGCACGCAGGAGCCGTAAGGCGACGTGACGCGCGCGAAGCTGCCGTTCGCCAAGCCTGCTTGCACGGCGTCATCGGGGTGTAGTTCGACGAACGGCTCCGGCAAGTGCGCGCCGAGCCTCGGCGACAGGCCCGTGCGCGTCATGGTGTGCCACTGATCGCGGATGCGGCCGGTATTGAGACGGAACGGAAACTCCGGCGACAGCGCCGCCTGCGGTTTCGGCATCTCCGGCGCGATCAGGCGCGCCTTGCGGTCCGGCGTGTAGAAGCCGCCCTCAGCGAAGAAGCGAGAATCCTCGCGCCCGTTCGCCGAGAGCACCGGCCATTGCACTGGCTTCAGCGCTTCGAATTCGCCGTCGCTGAGGCCGGCAAGACCGCCGATATCGAAATCGCGCGTGCCATTGTTCTCGAAGGCCGACAGCGCGGCGTGCTCCCGGAACACGTCCGCCGCGCTTTGGTAGGCGAACTGGTCGCCGAATCCCATGCGTCGCGCGACATGGGTAACGATCCACCAGTCGGGCTTCGCCTCGCCGGGAAGCGACATGAAGGCGCGCTGGCGCGAGATGCGCCGCTCCGAATTGGTGACGGTGCCGTCCTTTTCGCCCCAGGCTGCCGCCGGCAGCAGCACATGGGCATTCGCACGCACGGTGTCGTTGCTGGTGACATTTTCGGAGATAACCAGGAGATCAAGCTTGTCCAGGGCGGCACGGACATGTCCAGCGCGCGGCAACGAGACCGCCGGGTTGGTCGCCATGACCCAAAGTGCCTTGATGTCGCCACGAGCGACGGCGTCGAACATGTCGACGGCTTTCAGCCCTTCGCGCCGCGCCATCGCCTTGGCATTCCAGAACCGGCCGACGCGGTCGATGTCGTCCGGTGCGAAACCCATATGAGCCGCGAGTTGGTTGGCGAGACCGCCTACTTCACGACCTCCCATCGCATTCGGCTGTCCGGTGAGCGAGAACGGCCCCATGCCCGGCCTGCCGATGCGGCCGGTGGCAAGGTGACAGTTGATGATCGACGTCACCTTGTCGGTGCCCTGCGCCGACTGGTTCACGCCTTGCGAATAGCAGGTGACCACTTTGGGCATC
The Pseudolabrys sp. FHR47 genome window above contains:
- a CDS encoding nitrate reductase, translating into MNAPAQHPPSVRTTCPYCGVGCGVLAKPDGQGGAIIAGDPEHPANFGRLCSKGSALGDTLGLETRLMHPMVRNGSALVRASWDHALDQVASGFSHIIERHGPDAVAFYLSGQLLTEDYYVANKLMKGFIGTANVDTNSRLCMASSVAGHRRAFGADTVPGAYADLDSADLIVLVGSNAAWCHPILYQRIMANKRERGARLTVIDPRRTATAEEADLFLAVAPGMDTALFCGLLVHLAETQAFDFSYVDAYTTGFAEALTRAKEIAPDVKTTAELAGLALTDVVRFFDMFTSMPKVVTCYSQGVNQSAQGTDKVTSIINCHLATGRIGRPGMGPFSLTGQPNAMGGREVGGLANQLAAHMGFAPDDIDRVGRFWNAKAMARREGLKAVDMFDAVARGDIKALWVMATNPAVSLPRAGHVRAALDKLDLLVISENVTSNDTVRANAHVLLPAAAWGEKDGTVTNSERRISRQRAFMSLPGEAKPDWWIVTHVARRMGFGDQFAYQSAADVFREHAALSAFENNGTRDFDIGGLAGLSDGEFEALKPVQWPVLSANGREDSRFFAEGGFYTPDRKARLIAPEMPKPQAALSPEFPFRLNTGRIRDQWHTMTRTGLSPRLGAHLPEPFVELHPDDAVQAGLANGSFARVTSPYGSCVLKVIVSEGQRRGSLFAPIHWSDETASSGRVGDLVTPATDPYSGQPEAKATPAAIAPVTFKYRGFALSRSRLALPEATWWARAAVAEGEGVLIASNDAPDAWRSFALSVFAGAEIAEFTDPVGSSYRIAAFSEGRLTGCLFIGPSENAPQWDAVKLLFEAETVGDTQRRGLLSGRSTDGIADPGPVVCACFGVGLNIIRNALTDGTAANVAEIGKALRAGTNCGSCLPELKRIVSDVAQAV